The following are encoded in a window of Oncorhynchus mykiss isolate Arlee chromosome 11, USDA_OmykA_1.1, whole genome shotgun sequence genomic DNA:
- the LOC110536326 gene encoding chondroitin sulfate N-acetylgalactosaminyltransferase 1, whose translation MCSESTMLRRWLLALVARVGVIALMVCCCLSLLYLLACKPQSSYSHEQAQVWAGGATSKEGYLALLQESEDTHRHYINSLSKQIAQLKEALQMRTQQLQESLEKARAKGVLPMGLEGLHRPQTHTDLQEFFKAQLSRAEVQSGEKLPSEYAVIPYESFTLHRVYQLEMGLTRHPEERPVRKDRRDELTGTLEIALQVLNGPRRHGERRRRSYSPSDFIEGLTRTERDKGTVYELMFKGERPQDFRQLVFFRPFGPVVRVKNERVDTRHMLINIIVPLSRRADTFRQFINNFRKVCIQQEGKTHLTVVYFGRDQIDEVKAIMDQTSRETQFRNFTLIQLNEEFSRGRGLEVGARAWRRSHNVLLFFCDVDIHFTLDFLTSCRLNAEPGKKVFYPVLFSQYNPSLIDNNQSPFPSIQQQLVIMKDAGFWRDFGFGMTCQYRSDFINIGGFDRNTKGWGLEDVHLYRKYLHSKLMVIRSPSRSLFHLWHEKQCADELQPDKYKMCMQTKAMSEASHGHLGELFFTQELQEHMERQKLLNDSSHLR comes from the exons ATGTGCTCTGAATCCACAATGCTCCGGAGGTGGCTGTTAGCTCTGGTGGCCCGTGTTGGGGTCATAGCACTAATGGTGTGCTGCTGCCTGTCTCTACTCTACCTGCTGGCCTGCAAACCCCAGAGCAGCTACAGCCATGAACAGGCCCAGGTCTGGGCTGGAGGAGCCACCAGTAAAGAGGGTTACCTGGCGCTACTGCAGGAGAgcgaggacacacacagacactatatTAACAGTCTCAGTAAGCAGATAGCTCAGCTCAAAGAGGCTCTTCAGATGAGGACCCAGCAGCTACAGGAGTCTCTGGAAAAGGCCAGGGCCAAAGGGGTTCTACCTATGGGGCTGGAGGGCCTGCATAGGCCCCAGACACACACCgacctccag GAGTTCTTCAAGGCCCAATTGAGCCGGGCTGAGGTCCAGTCTGGTGAGAAGTTGCCCAGCGAGTACGCGGTGATTCCCTACGAAAGCTTCACCCTGCACAG GGTGTACCAGCTCGAGATGGGTCTGACCCGTCATCCAGAGGAGAGGCCTGTGAGGAAGGACCGGAGAGACGAGCTGACAGGCACGCTAGAGATAGCCCTGCAGGTCCTCAACGGACCCCGGAGACACGGGGAGCGCCGCCGACGCTCCTATTCACCATCGGACTTCATAGAGG GGCTGACTCGTACAGAGCGTGACAAGGGGACAGTGTATGAGCTGATGTTTAAGGGCGAGAGGCCGCAGGACTTCAGACAGCTGGTGTTCTTCAGACCCTTCGGCCCGGTGGTCAGGGTGAAGAATGAGAGGGTGGACACACGCCACATGCTCATCAACATCATAGTACCACTGTCCAGGAGGGCTGACACATTCAGACAGTTCATCAACAACTTCAG AAAGGTGTGCATCCAGCAGGAAGGGAAGACCCACCTCACTGTGGTCTACTTTGGCAGGGACCAGATTGATGAGGTCAAAGCCATCATGGATCAGACATCCAG GGAAACCCAGTTCCGAAACTTCACGCTGATCCAACTGAATGAGGAATTCTCTCGTGGGCGGGGCTTAGAGGTGGGCGCACGGGCCTGGAGGCGGAGCCACAACGTGCTCCTCTTCTTTTGCGATGTCGACATCCACTTTACCCTAGACTTCCTCACATCCTGCAGACTCAATGCAGAGCCTG GTAAGAAAGTGTTCTACCCAGTTCTCTTCAGTCAGTACAATCCATCTCTTATCGACAATAACCAGAGTCCCTTCCCTTCTATTCAACAACAACTG GTGATAATGAAGGATGCTGGATTCTGGAGAGATTTTGGGTTTGGCATGACTTGCCAGTATAGGTCTGATTTCATCAACATAG GTGGGTTTGACCGGAACACCAAAGGCTGGGGTTTGGAGGATGTTCACCTATACAGAAAGTACTTGCACAGCAAGCTGATGGTGATTCGATCTCCATCTCGTAGCCTCTTCCACTTGTGGCATGAGAAGCAATGCGCGGACGAGCTGCAGCCAGACAAGTATAAGATGTGTATGCAGACCAAGGCCATGAGCGAGGCCTCTCACGGCCACCTGGGGGAGCTGTTCTTCACACAGGAGCTCCAGGAGCACATGGAGAGGCAGAAACTACTGAACGACTCAAGTCACTTGAGGTAG